One window of the Deinococcus betulae genome contains the following:
- a CDS encoding V-type ATP synthase subunit D: protein MAGQISPTRSALLASKAGLKTASGGADLLKRKRDALIGEFFALVKDALAAREQLSGVSKGAYTSLFGAKAWDSPEAVESLSLAGSSDYTVDMQIDSVYGVKVPRISIPERGQSATFSPINVGARTIQAATDFGGVMEAIVKVAATETKLRRIGEEIKKTSRRVNALEQIVIPGIEDDIRFIRSVLDQREREASYTQKKIKAKIEAKAKGQKASKQDAQSGNHGSAAD from the coding sequence ATGGCAGGACAGATTAGCCCCACCCGCAGTGCCCTGCTGGCCAGCAAGGCCGGCCTCAAGACGGCGTCCGGCGGCGCCGACCTGCTCAAGCGCAAGCGCGACGCCCTGATCGGTGAGTTTTTCGCCCTGGTCAAAGACGCGCTGGCCGCCCGCGAGCAGCTGTCGGGCGTCAGCAAGGGCGCCTACACCAGCCTGTTCGGGGCCAAGGCCTGGGACAGCCCGGAAGCCGTTGAGAGCCTGAGCCTTGCGGGCAGCAGCGATTACACCGTGGATATGCAGATTGACAGCGTCTACGGCGTGAAGGTGCCCCGCATCAGCATCCCTGAGCGGGGTCAGAGTGCTACGTTCAGCCCGATCAATGTTGGCGCACGCACGATTCAGGCGGCGACCGACTTCGGCGGTGTGATGGAAGCCATCGTCAAGGTCGCGGCGACCGAAACGAAGCTGCGCCGCATCGGCGAGGAAATCAAGAAGACCAGCCGGCGTGTGAACGCCCTGGAGCAGATCGTCATTCCCGGTATCGAGGATGACATCCGCTTTATTCGCAGTGTGCTGGACCAGCGCGAGCGCGAAGCCAGCTACACCCAGAAGAAGATCAAGGCCAAGATTGAGGCCAAGGCTAAAGGCCAGAAGGCCAGCAAGCAGGACGCCCAGAGCGGCAACCACGGCTCTGCGGCCGACTAA
- a CDS encoding ROK family protein: MSQSFSPESISIGIDVGGTKIASGVLRGDELHDPHVVPTPETGWKAVLDAIAGEVRRLQERHPEARLIGVGIPGPLNADRTRVKFAPNIYGFTDVPLVDGLRDRLGQRAVLENDAKAAALAEAHLGAARGAESSIYVTVSTGIGSGIVLNGRIWRGRHGIAGEIGHVTALPGGPVSGAGLDGALEAVASGTAIARDASYALNRDVTTAEAFGLAQQGHPGARRVVSQAMRHIGIALADLQKTIDPEVFVLGGGVASVGDYFFHGVQAAADEYAQGFAPVTIRRAQLGGNAGVIGAALAARHG; encoded by the coding sequence ATGAGTCAGTCTTTTTCTCCCGAATCCATCAGCATTGGCATTGACGTGGGCGGCACCAAGATCGCCAGCGGCGTGCTGCGCGGCGACGAGCTGCACGACCCCCATGTCGTCCCCACCCCCGAAACAGGCTGGAAGGCCGTGCTGGACGCCATTGCCGGCGAGGTCAGACGCCTTCAGGAGCGCCACCCCGAGGCCCGCCTGATCGGCGTGGGGATTCCGGGACCGCTGAACGCCGACCGCACCCGCGTCAAGTTTGCGCCCAACATCTACGGCTTTACCGATGTGCCGCTGGTGGACGGGTTGCGCGACCGCCTGGGGCAGCGCGCCGTGCTGGAAAATGACGCCAAGGCGGCGGCCCTGGCTGAAGCCCACCTGGGCGCGGCGCGCGGCGCCGAGAGCAGCATTTACGTGACGGTCAGCACCGGCATTGGCTCGGGCATCGTGCTGAACGGGCGCATCTGGCGCGGGCGGCACGGCATTGCCGGCGAGATTGGGCATGTCACCGCCCTACCGGGCGGCCCGGTCAGCGGCGCGGGACTGGACGGCGCCCTGGAAGCGGTGGCGAGCGGCACGGCCATTGCCCGGGATGCCAGTTACGCCCTCAACCGTGACGTGACCACTGCCGAGGCCTTTGGCCTGGCGCAGCAGGGTCATCCCGGCGCCCGGCGGGTGGTCAGCCAGGCCATGCGCCACATCGGCATTGCCCTGGCCGACCTGCAAAAAACCATTGACCCCGAGGTCTTTGTGCTGGGGGGCGGCGTGGCCAGCGTGGGCGACTATTTCTTTCATGGTGTGCAGGCGGCGGCCGACGAATACGCGCAGGGCTTTGCGCCCGTCACCATCCGCCGCGCGCAACTGGGCGGCAACGCGGGCGTGATTGGCGCCGCGCTGGCCGCCCGCCACGGGTAA
- a CDS encoding V-type ATP synthase subunit A: MTQQQKGVVQSIAGPAVIADGMYGAKMYDIVRVGQERLVGEIIRLDGNTAFVQVYEDTSGLTVGEPVETTGLPLSVELGPGMLNGIYDGIQRPLDKIREASGDFIARGIEVSSLNRTQKWAFTPSVQAGDSVTGSSILGTVPEFSFTHKILTPPEVRGKLRMVAPAGDYTIDDTIAELEDGTKLRLAHYWPVRAPRPVQKKLDPSLPFLTGMRILDVLFPLVMGGAAAIPGPFGSGKTVTQQSVAKYGNADIVVYVGCGERGNEMTDVLVEFPELEDPKTGGPLMHRTILIANTSNMPVAAREASVYTGITLAEYFRDQGYSVSLMADSTSRWAEALREISSRLEEMPAEEGYPPYLGAKLAAFYERAGAVTTLAGEDGAVSVIGAVSPAGGDMSEPVTQATLRITGAFWRLDAGLARRRHFPAINWNGSYSLFTPILDKWYRANVGEDFPELRQRIGNLLQQEAALQEVVQLVGPDALQDNERLIIEAGRMLRQDFLQQNGFDPVDASASMPKNYGLMKMFLKFYDEADTALKGGATIDEIIQNPVIEKLARARYVHENEFMAYGEGVMDELHTTFKGVKA, from the coding sequence ATGACGCAACAGCAAAAGGGCGTCGTGCAGAGCATCGCCGGGCCGGCCGTGATTGCGGACGGCATGTACGGTGCCAAGATGTACGACATCGTGCGCGTGGGCCAGGAGCGCCTCGTGGGCGAGATTATTCGCCTGGACGGCAACACCGCCTTCGTGCAGGTGTATGAAGACACCTCGGGCCTGACCGTGGGCGAGCCGGTGGAAACTACCGGGCTGCCCCTGTCCGTGGAACTGGGGCCAGGGATGCTCAACGGCATCTACGACGGCATTCAGCGTCCCCTGGACAAGATCCGTGAAGCCTCGGGCGACTTTATCGCGCGCGGCATCGAAGTGAGCAGCCTCAACCGCACCCAGAAGTGGGCCTTCACGCCCAGCGTGCAGGCCGGCGACAGCGTGACGGGCTCCAGCATTCTGGGCACGGTCCCCGAATTCTCCTTCACCCACAAGATCCTGACGCCCCCCGAAGTGCGGGGCAAGCTGCGCATGGTGGCGCCCGCTGGCGACTACACCATTGACGACACCATCGCGGAACTGGAAGACGGCACCAAGCTGCGCCTGGCCCACTACTGGCCCGTGCGCGCGCCCCGTCCTGTCCAGAAGAAGCTCGACCCCAGCCTGCCGTTCCTGACCGGGATGCGCATTCTGGACGTGCTGTTCCCTCTGGTCATGGGCGGCGCCGCGGCGATTCCCGGACCCTTCGGCTCGGGCAAGACCGTGACCCAGCAGTCGGTGGCCAAGTACGGCAACGCAGACATCGTGGTGTACGTGGGCTGCGGCGAGCGCGGCAACGAGATGACCGACGTGCTGGTGGAATTCCCCGAACTGGAAGACCCCAAGACCGGCGGGCCCCTGATGCACCGCACCATCCTGATCGCCAACACCTCGAACATGCCGGTGGCCGCCCGTGAAGCCTCGGTGTACACCGGCATCACGCTGGCCGAGTACTTCCGCGACCAGGGCTACAGCGTGTCGCTGATGGCCGACTCCACCAGCCGCTGGGCCGAGGCGCTGCGTGAAATCAGCTCCCGCCTGGAAGAAATGCCGGCCGAAGAAGGCTACCCGCCCTACCTGGGCGCCAAGCTGGCGGCTTTCTACGAGCGCGCCGGGGCCGTAACGACCCTGGCCGGTGAAGACGGGGCGGTGTCCGTGATCGGCGCCGTGAGCCCCGCCGGCGGCGACATGTCCGAGCCCGTGACCCAGGCTACCCTGCGTATTACCGGCGCCTTCTGGCGTCTGGACGCGGGCCTGGCCCGCCGCCGCCACTTCCCCGCGATCAACTGGAACGGCTCCTACAGCCTGTTCACGCCGATCCTGGACAAGTGGTACCGGGCAAACGTCGGCGAGGACTTCCCCGAACTGCGCCAGCGCATCGGCAACCTGTTGCAGCAGGAAGCCGCCCTGCAAGAAGTGGTGCAGCTGGTGGGCCCCGACGCGCTGCAGGACAACGAGCGCCTGATTATTGAGGCGGGCCGCATGCTGCGCCAGGACTTCCTGCAGCAAAACGGCTTTGACCCGGTGGACGCCTCGGCCTCCATGCCCAAAAACTACGGCCTGATGAAGATGTTCCTGAAGTTCTACGACGAAGCCGACACGGCCCTCAAGGGCGGCGCGACCATCGACGAGATCATTCAGAACCCTGTCATCGAGAAGCTGGCCCGCGCCCGCTACGTCCATGAAAATGAGTTCATGGCCTACGGCGAAGGCGTGATGGACGAGCTGCACACCACCTTCAAGGGAGTGAAAGCGTGA
- a CDS encoding acyl-CoA thioesterase, producing the protein MTGKPEQGAATGRVPELNWGDAHHSEIQLRYGDLDAMGHVNNARYAEFLEVARLALARDLGIELAGRSVLARLELDYVRDIRPGQRVLIETLVERTGRTSWTSVSRILADQVPCAFSRSVVVRVDDQGRPEPLPEELKAQVAPWLVRP; encoded by the coding sequence ATGACTGGGAAGCCTGAGCAGGGCGCGGCCACCGGGCGCGTGCCCGAACTGAACTGGGGCGACGCCCACCACAGCGAGATTCAGCTGCGCTACGGCGATCTGGACGCCATGGGCCACGTCAACAACGCCCGCTACGCCGAATTTCTGGAGGTGGCCCGCCTGGCACTGGCGCGTGATCTGGGCATTGAACTGGCCGGGCGCTCGGTGCTGGCGCGGCTGGAACTGGACTATGTGCGGGATATCCGCCCTGGCCAGCGGGTGCTGATTGAAACGCTGGTCGAGCGCACCGGCCGCACCAGCTGGACCAGCGTGTCCCGGATTCTGGCGGATCAGGTGCCCTGCGCCTTTTCGCGTTCCGTGGTGGTGCGGGTGGACGACCAGGGCCGCCCCGAACCTCTGCCCGAGGAACTTAAGGCCCAGGTGGCCCCGTGGCTGGTCCGCCCGTGA
- a CDS encoding HD domain-containing protein — MDALLTAAEHYARPFYAEPHRAYHNAAHVEAVLDALRRRGVLSPTLALAVWGHDLIYDPRAGDNEARSAQVFGEWLTEQDADPALVAEVRTLILATQHKALPATRDEALLVDADLSVLGAAPTDFAAYDQAIRQEYHHVPGPLYRLGRRKVLQSFLKRERIFSTPEFAELEASSRANLAGAVARL, encoded by the coding sequence GTGGACGCCCTGCTGACGGCGGCCGAACACTACGCCCGCCCCTTTTACGCCGAGCCCCACCGGGCCTATCACAATGCGGCGCATGTGGAGGCGGTGCTGGACGCGCTGCGCCGCCGGGGCGTCCTCTCCCCCACCCTGGCCCTGGCCGTCTGGGGCCACGACCTGATCTACGATCCGCGCGCGGGCGACAACGAGGCCCGCAGCGCCCAGGTCTTTGGCGAGTGGCTGACCGAACAGGACGCCGACCCTGCTCTGGTGGCCGAGGTCCGTACACTGATTCTGGCGACCCAGCACAAAGCCCTACCGGCCACACGCGACGAAGCACTGCTGGTGGACGCTGACCTGAGCGTTCTGGGGGCCGCTCCCACCGACTTCGCGGCCTACGATCAGGCCATCCGGCAGGAATACCACCACGTGCCAGGGCCGCTGTACCGCCTGGGCCGACGCAAGGTCCTGCAAAGCTTCCTGAAGCGGGAGCGAATTTTCTCGACGCCGGAGTTCGCAGAGCTGGAAGCGTCATCAAGGGCGAACCTGGCCGGGGCGGTGGCCAGGCTGTAG
- a CDS encoding V-type ATP synthase subunit B — MTLLQKEYNDVAYISGPLLFVNAASDLAYGAIVNIKDGSGRVRGGQVISVTDQNAVIQVFEETRGLDLATASVSLVEDVARLGVSKEMIGRRFDGLGRPIDGLPEVVAEKRLSINGQAMNPAARAKPEEFIQTGISTIDVQTSLIRGQKLPIFSGSGLPHNELAAQIARQAKVPGHEGDFAVVFAAMGLTQREVSFFTQEFERTGALARSVLFLNKADDPAVERLLTPRMALTTAEYLAFEHGYHVLVILTDLTNYCEALREIGGAREEIPGRRGFPGYMYTDLASLYERAGVVDGKPGSVTQVPILSMPDDDITHPIPDLTGYITEGQIVVDRTLNSKGVFPPINPLPSLSRLQGNGIGKGKTRADHKNISDQLFAAYANGLDLRKLVAITGEDALTDTDKLYLRFADDFEQYFIGQGGQDRSIEDSLTVAWGILSKLPQSQLTRVSKDSIDKYYGTKMDEMWKGSRSMG, encoded by the coding sequence GTGACCCTTCTTCAGAAGGAATACAACGACGTCGCGTACATCTCGGGTCCGCTGCTGTTCGTGAACGCGGCCAGCGACCTGGCTTACGGCGCCATCGTGAACATCAAAGACGGCTCGGGCCGCGTCCGTGGCGGTCAGGTCATCAGCGTGACCGACCAGAACGCCGTGATTCAGGTGTTCGAGGAAACCCGTGGTCTGGACCTGGCAACCGCTTCGGTCAGCCTCGTGGAAGACGTGGCCCGCCTGGGCGTCAGCAAGGAAATGATCGGCCGCCGCTTTGACGGCCTGGGCCGCCCCATTGACGGCCTGCCCGAAGTGGTTGCGGAAAAGCGCCTGAGCATCAACGGCCAGGCCATGAACCCGGCCGCCCGCGCCAAGCCCGAAGAGTTCATTCAGACCGGCATCTCCACCATTGACGTGCAGACCAGCCTGATTCGTGGCCAGAAGCTCCCGATTTTCTCGGGCTCGGGGTTGCCCCACAACGAGCTGGCCGCGCAGATTGCCCGTCAGGCCAAGGTGCCCGGTCACGAAGGCGACTTCGCCGTGGTGTTTGCGGCGATGGGCCTGACCCAGCGCGAAGTGTCGTTCTTCACGCAGGAATTCGAGCGCACCGGCGCGCTGGCCCGCAGCGTGCTGTTCCTGAACAAGGCCGACGACCCCGCCGTGGAGCGTCTGCTGACCCCCCGCATGGCCCTGACCACCGCCGAGTACCTGGCCTTCGAGCACGGCTACCACGTGCTGGTGATCCTGACCGACTTGACGAACTACTGCGAGGCGCTGCGTGAAATCGGCGGGGCCCGCGAAGAGATTCCAGGCCGCCGCGGCTTCCCCGGCTATATGTACACCGACCTCGCGAGCCTGTACGAGCGCGCCGGCGTGGTGGACGGCAAGCCCGGTTCGGTGACCCAGGTGCCGATCCTCTCGATGCCCGACGACGACATTACCCACCCCATCCCCGACCTGACCGGTTACATCACCGAAGGCCAGATTGTGGTGGACCGCACCCTGAACTCCAAGGGCGTGTTTCCCCCGATCAACCCGCTGCCCAGCCTCAGCCGCCTGCAAGGCAACGGCATCGGCAAGGGCAAGACCCGCGCCGACCACAAAAACATCTCGGACCAGCTGTTCGCGGCCTACGCCAACGGGCTGGACCTGCGCAAGCTGGTGGCCATCACGGGTGAAGACGCCCTGACCGACACCGACAAGCTGTACCTGCGCTTTGCCGATGATTTCGAGCAGTACTTCATTGGTCAAGGTGGCCAGGACCGCAGCATCGAAGACAGCCTGACGGTCGCCTGGGGCATTCTCTCCAAGCTGCCCCAGAGCCAGCTGACCCGCGTGTCCAAGGACTCCATCGACAAGTACTACGGCACCAAGATGGACGAGATGTGGAAGGGCAGCCGGAGCATGGGCTAA